Proteins encoded within one genomic window of Fibrobacter sp. UWB16:
- a CDS encoding response regulator, with translation MYINRQAIDDSWDSLDEVAYASEAKIGFLGRSLLSALSNISTVVGMEENLLSENMIRLIRGSRIGPLVSVVRLYLPDGHIIADHAVVFDSSYIENYQKIVSPKPYISKVGRDVVHSENIVFEQMVPVRRRGQVVAMLSAVSEIKPLYGYVASNAFKGKVSLIVVDRRDGSFVVEKTGKWKNFNEFVRTIKSKKGYSVDEWAATVMKGESAHLAYEETSSDDAKLLVALPLFGGSWTQLLYVNENIAFARVDKIRKFYIGISAIELLVILLYLLRTVWNARRMAEAESNEYSEIADALSGTYECIFYVNVLDDTFDTFHSDRLMDKLHEEVHGKDFFFESISSLRHNLYEDDLEVVMHFMEKGSFLKRLEENPSASVEYRLVIDGNPQFYRMKAIKSSKDENHVIVAVENINSEVNKAIAQRQEMDRNNRVIESLASDFDFVNYVTLGEDSSSDFVVTYRASSVLLKAIPGWSSEKSFAKRMNLLLKYLVCDSDKNQFQKQTSRDRLVSTLKNESVIHVNFKIKLEGKEVCYQMKIIADKDEIGNLKGIVFGLHSVDEEIKKQMEIQSNLKQNLEIIDILSEDYSSLFYFNLVDNTSGVLAVREDIRAALKDPFANCERLEDVFKAFVLDMAHPDDREKLIGLASREYVAGQLMHQKRLTIVFRHLYGTEYKYTRLVFAKAEPIDVPPKLIAVGFVEVDAQYRAETEHQENIERIMSLSDQYEVVFDVNIDTGLFSVSLTGGKFKDVINEETGEGVDFFKDRVKDVRKIVYKDDVDSVLSSLNRDTVIARLQHDNSFFLDYRRVTNEGLKWYRMKVTKMGDWSKSRRVLVGLFNNDVVYRKEMAQQAALEQALEMAKSASRAKTMFLNNMSHDIRTPMNAIIGYTELATMHIGNKEQVKGFLGKIELSSNHLLSLINDVLDMSRIESGKLNLNAKPERLPDIVHTLKDIVQADINAKKLQFFANSIGIHNEDVVCDRLRLNQVLLNVISNAIKYTPAGGSIWFSVEQKESPEPGFGAYEFRIKDSGIGMSEDFLPKIYDAFTRVNSSTVSGIQGTGLGMAITKNIVDMMKGSIDIKSKVDEGTDVVIDFKFKLAGTKQESSRIKELEGKRVLVIDDDVDCAKSIPQIFKELGIEADCCYSGADALEHVKAEKANGRLYDAFLVDWRMPNMDGMKTTQMLRELLGNDILVIVMSAYEWSDIEDKATEVGIHNFVSKPVFPSDARDSLMRCFGLLQAETPVSDKKFSFNGKKVLLVDDNELNREIAQEILEDCGIQVATACDGEKAVEYMKNVQPGACDLILMDVQMPIMDGYEATKLIRKLDNKIAAEIPIIAMTANAFADDQQAALDAGMNEHVAKPVNVNKLKEVLSRFL, from the coding sequence TTGTACATAAACAGGCAGGCGATTGACGATAGCTGGGACTCCCTTGACGAAGTTGCCTATGCTTCTGAAGCGAAAATTGGATTTTTGGGACGTTCTCTGTTGAGCGCCTTGTCCAATATTTCGACTGTGGTGGGGATGGAAGAGAATCTCCTGTCTGAAAACATGATTCGATTGATTCGCGGATCCCGTATTGGTCCTCTGGTTTCTGTGGTTCGCTTGTATTTGCCCGATGGTCATATTATTGCAGACCATGCGGTCGTTTTTGATTCCTCGTACATAGAGAACTATCAAAAAATCGTATCTCCAAAGCCGTATATTTCGAAAGTCGGCCGCGATGTTGTTCATTCCGAAAATATTGTGTTTGAACAGATGGTGCCTGTCCGCCGTAGGGGTCAGGTGGTGGCTATGCTTTCTGCGGTTTCCGAAATCAAGCCGTTATATGGCTATGTTGCATCAAATGCGTTCAAGGGTAAGGTTTCCCTGATTGTGGTTGACCGTCGAGATGGTTCCTTTGTTGTCGAAAAAACGGGAAAATGGAAGAATTTTAACGAGTTTGTTAGGACGATTAAGTCTAAGAAAGGGTATTCTGTAGATGAGTGGGCGGCAACCGTGATGAAGGGGGAATCTGCGCATTTGGCGTATGAGGAAACTTCCTCGGATGATGCTAAGCTTTTGGTTGCGCTCCCTTTGTTTGGCGGTAGCTGGACTCAACTTTTGTATGTCAATGAAAATATCGCCTTTGCGCGCGTGGATAAAATCCGCAAGTTCTATATCGGAATTTCGGCAATTGAACTTCTCGTGATTCTTTTGTACTTGCTGCGCACGGTGTGGAATGCTCGCCGCATGGCCGAGGCCGAAAGTAACGAGTATTCCGAAATTGCCGATGCCTTGAGCGGAACTTACGAATGCATTTTCTACGTGAACGTTCTGGACGATACATTTGACACGTTCCATTCCGACAGGCTTATGGATAAGCTACACGAAGAGGTTCACGGAAAGGACTTCTTCTTTGAATCGATATCGAGCTTGCGTCATAATCTTTATGAAGATGATCTTGAAGTTGTCATGCACTTTATGGAAAAGGGTTCCTTCTTAAAACGTCTTGAAGAAAATCCAAGTGCATCTGTAGAATATAGACTTGTCATTGATGGAAATCCACAGTTCTATCGAATGAAGGCGATTAAGTCCAGCAAAGATGAAAACCATGTCATTGTTGCTGTGGAAAATATCAATTCCGAAGTCAACAAGGCTATTGCCCAGCGTCAGGAAATGGACCGCAACAACAGGGTGATTGAATCCCTGGCTTCGGACTTTGATTTTGTGAACTACGTAACGCTTGGCGAAGATTCTTCTTCGGACTTTGTTGTGACGTACCGCGCCAGTTCTGTGCTCTTGAAAGCGATTCCGGGCTGGTCTTCGGAAAAGAGCTTTGCCAAGAGAATGAATTTGTTGCTCAAGTATCTTGTCTGTGATTCTGACAAAAATCAGTTCCAGAAGCAGACGAGTCGCGATCGCCTTGTTTCAACCTTGAAGAACGAATCGGTGATTCATGTCAACTTCAAGATCAAGCTTGAAGGCAAGGAAGTTTGTTACCAGATGAAGATTATTGCCGACAAGGATGAAATCGGCAATCTCAAGGGTATCGTTTTTGGTCTGCACAGTGTCGATGAAGAAATCAAGAAGCAGATGGAAATCCAGTCGAACCTGAAGCAGAACCTTGAAATTATCGACATTCTTTCGGAAGATTATTCATCACTCTTCTACTTCAATCTTGTCGATAACACAAGCGGTGTCCTTGCTGTTCGTGAAGATATTAGGGCTGCTTTAAAGGATCCTTTTGCCAACTGCGAAAGGCTGGAAGATGTCTTTAAGGCGTTTGTCCTGGATATGGCGCACCCGGATGACCGTGAAAAGCTTATCGGGCTTGCTTCTAGAGAGTATGTGGCAGGACAGCTTATGCACCAGAAGCGCTTGACCATTGTATTTAGACACCTCTACGGTACTGAATACAAGTACACGCGTCTCGTGTTTGCCAAGGCTGAACCGATTGATGTCCCGCCGAAGCTTATCGCTGTTGGCTTTGTCGAAGTGGATGCCCAGTACCGTGCAGAAACGGAACACCAGGAAAATATTGAACGCATTATGAGCCTTTCGGATCAGTACGAAGTCGTGTTCGATGTCAATATCGATACGGGCTTGTTTAGCGTTTCGTTGACGGGCGGAAAGTTCAAAGATGTCATAAATGAAGAGACTGGAGAAGGCGTTGACTTCTTTAAGGACAGGGTGAAGGATGTCCGCAAGATTGTCTATAAGGACGATGTTGATTCCGTGCTCTCTTCGCTTAATCGCGATACCGTAATTGCTCGCTTGCAACACGATAACTCCTTCTTCCTGGATTATCGTCGAGTGACTAATGAAGGGCTCAAGTGGTACCGTATGAAGGTGACCAAGATGGGCGACTGGTCTAAGTCTCGTCGAGTGCTTGTGGGACTTTTCAATAACGATGTCGTTTACCGCAAGGAAATGGCGCAGCAGGCAGCTCTTGAACAGGCGCTTGAAATGGCTAAGTCTGCATCGCGTGCAAAGACGATGTTCCTCAACAACATGAGCCATGATATCCGCACTCCGATGAATGCTATTATCGGCTATACGGAACTTGCGACCATGCACATTGGCAACAAGGAACAGGTCAAGGGATTCCTTGGAAAGATTGAACTTTCGTCGAATCACTTGCTGTCGCTTATTAACGATGTGCTTGACATGAGTCGTATTGAATCGGGCAAGCTTAACTTGAACGCAAAGCCTGAACGCCTGCCCGATATTGTTCATACGCTCAAGGATATTGTACAGGCGGATATCAATGCCAAGAAGTTGCAGTTCTTTGCCAATAGCATAGGCATTCACAATGAAGACGTTGTCTGTGATAGGCTCCGTTTGAACCAGGTTCTTCTGAACGTGATTTCGAATGCTATCAAGTACACACCTGCAGGTGGCTCTATCTGGTTCTCCGTGGAGCAGAAGGAATCTCCGGAACCGGGCTTTGGGGCTTATGAATTTAGGATCAAAGACTCGGGCATTGGCATGAGTGAAGATTTCTTGCCGAAGATTTATGATGCCTTTACGCGTGTGAACTCCTCGACGGTTTCTGGTATTCAGGGAACGGGTCTTGGCATGGCGATTACAAAGAACATCGTCGATATGATGAAGGGTTCCATTGATATCAAGAGCAAGGTGGATGAAGGGACTGATGTTGTTATCGACTTTAAGTTCAAGCTTGCTGGGACTAAGCAGGAATCGTCTCGCATCAAGGAACTGGAAGGCAAGAGAGTTCTTGTCATTGATGATGATGTGGACTGCGCTAAGAGCATTCCGCAGATCTTTAAGGAGCTTGGTATCGAAGCGGATTGTTGCTATTCTGGCGCTGACGCTTTGGAACATGTAAAAGCTGAAAAAGCTAATGGTCGTTTGTATGATGCGTTCCTCGTGGACTGGCGCATGCCGAACATGGATGGCATGAAGACGACACAGATGCTTCGCGAATTGTTGGGGAATGATATCCTCGTGATTGTGATGTCGGCTTATGAATGGTCGGATATAGAGGACAAGGCAACGGAAGTCGGAATCCACAACTTTGTAAGTAAACCGGTGTTCCCGTCGGATGCCCGAGATTCGTTGATGCGTTGCTTTGGGCTTCTGCAGGCGGAAACTCCAGTTTCGGATAAGAAGTTCTCTTTCAACGGCAAAAAAGTGCTGCTTGTCGATGATAACGAACTGAACCGTGAAATTGCTCAGGAAATCTTGGAAGACTGTGGCATTCAGGTGGCTACGGCTTGCGATGGCGAAAAGGCTGTGGAGTACATGAAGAATGTGCAGCCGGGCGCCTGCGACTTGATCTTGATGGATGTCCAGATGCCGATTATGGATGGTTACGAGGCGACAAAGCTTATCCGCAAGCTCGATAACAAGATTGCGGCGGAGATTCCGATTATCGCCATGACGGCAAATGCCTTTGCTGATGACCAGCAGGCGGCTTTGGATGCCGGCATGAACGAGCATGTGGCAAAACCCGTGAACGTCAACAAACTGAAGGAAGTTCTGTCAAGATTCTTGTAG
- a CDS encoding nodulation protein NfeD, with protein MKILPKLILLLAFLASFTFADTTTVVDTAKAEIKAPKKQAVWIKLEGDVDPAMYEFCARAIGEALEKKPDYIVFEINTFGGRLDAAFDLVDTIMAVKGPETIALVKKKAISAGSLIALACKRLYMLEATTIGDCAPIVQGGDGTPQIVGEKIQSPLRAKFRNLAQRNNYPELLASSFVTPELEVLELTATLDKDLPTQRDTTLIIEGKKFAVMDSTEKKFWGSPKILVKEGELLTMTDKEAEEFGFSRGTFKSREDFETKLAIERKSEVETNTGEKIASAIAAISGILLILGFGALYIEFKTPGFGMFGIIGIILIGIVFFGQFAPQLDGYIPAILLVAGVILFLVEIFVMPGTFLFGIGGIACMIIALIMSFDTANIPEYVPEAVETTFDATPWLFGLFFVLGSAAIALIIPIAASKYLIPLLPEGWTPMLKTDMETAVSPTEAVQEVAIGTVGTAKTFLRPVGQASFTMPDGSTKLFDVQTHGEIIEAGENVKIEAIQEGHIWVSRVIPARWRA; from the coding sequence ATGAAAATATTACCGAAATTAATTCTCCTTTTAGCATTTTTAGCCTCATTTACGTTTGCCGACACAACAACTGTGGTCGATACCGCAAAAGCCGAGATTAAAGCCCCTAAAAAGCAGGCCGTTTGGATAAAACTGGAAGGCGACGTCGACCCCGCCATGTACGAATTCTGCGCCCGAGCTATTGGTGAAGCTCTCGAAAAGAAACCGGACTACATCGTCTTTGAAATCAATACGTTTGGCGGTCGCCTCGATGCCGCATTCGACCTCGTCGATACCATCATGGCGGTCAAGGGCCCCGAAACGATTGCTCTTGTGAAAAAGAAGGCTATAAGCGCAGGCTCGCTCATTGCTCTAGCCTGCAAACGCCTCTACATGCTCGAAGCCACAACCATTGGCGACTGCGCCCCGATTGTGCAAGGTGGCGACGGCACTCCGCAAATCGTCGGTGAAAAGATCCAGTCCCCGCTCCGCGCGAAGTTCAGAAACCTCGCCCAGCGCAACAACTACCCAGAGCTCCTCGCCTCCTCGTTTGTGACGCCGGAACTCGAGGTACTCGAACTCACCGCCACACTCGATAAGGACTTGCCGACACAGCGCGACACGACTCTCATTATCGAAGGCAAAAAATTCGCCGTCATGGACAGCACCGAAAAGAAGTTCTGGGGCTCGCCCAAGATTCTCGTGAAAGAAGGCGAACTCTTGACCATGACCGACAAGGAAGCCGAAGAATTCGGCTTTTCTAGAGGCACATTCAAGAGCCGCGAAGACTTTGAAACAAAGCTTGCTATCGAACGCAAAAGCGAAGTCGAGACGAACACCGGCGAGAAAATTGCAAGCGCCATCGCCGCCATCTCTGGCATTCTCCTGATTCTCGGATTCGGAGCCCTCTATATTGAATTCAAGACGCCTGGATTCGGGATGTTCGGCATTATCGGCATTATCCTTATCGGCATCGTATTCTTCGGACAGTTCGCACCGCAGCTCGACGGCTACATCCCGGCCATCCTGCTTGTCGCGGGCGTGATCCTGTTCTTAGTCGAGATATTCGTCATGCCGGGCACGTTCCTGTTTGGCATTGGCGGCATCGCCTGCATGATTATCGCACTTATCATGAGCTTTGACACAGCAAACATCCCGGAATACGTCCCTGAAGCCGTCGAAACGACATTCGATGCAACCCCATGGCTATTTGGGCTATTCTTTGTTCTCGGGAGTGCAGCAATTGCACTCATCATCCCGATTGCCGCAAGCAAGTACCTGATTCCGCTTTTACCCGAAGGCTGGACTCCGATGCTCAAGACCGACATGGAAACAGCCGTTTCCCCGACCGAAGCTGTGCAAGAAGTCGCCATCGGCACTGTCGGAACCGCCAAAACGTTCCTTCGCCCTGTAGGCCAAGCAAGCTTTACCATGCCGGACGGAAGCACCAAGCTTTTTGACGTGCAGACTCACGGAGAAATCATCGAGGCCGGCGAAAACGTCAAGATAGAAGCAATACAGGAAGGTCATATATGGGTTTCTCGTGTCATCCCCGCTCGGTGGCGGGCATGA
- the pnp gene encoding polyribonucleotide nucleotidyltransferase — MSTEAYQAKYGKMLDPKEVSVNLPDGRVITFETGRIAKQARGSAVAKMGDAFVLSTVCYGEEKDGDFFPLTVEYREKSYAAGRLPGGYSKREPGRPSDEEILSARIIDRPIRPMFPENFTREVQVIVQVLSSDKKFAPDVLGVSAASLSIGLSELPFEQQVAAVRVAVVDGQNIVMPTYDQVAVADLDLVVAGTEDSVCMVEGGAYEVSEDTMIGAILAGHEVIKQMCKAQQELVDRCAKPKMELKPKFVGEEHDKLVATVKEVVWDELNKDVHSNMVKTDFYPAMADLCARMLEDPRILAIIGEGEAQNAQLAADAKGIFSDLERTAMREMILNEGVRLDGRTTTEVRPIEIEMGVLPRAHGSAIFQRGETQGLVICTLGTKADEQRFESLQGEGAKSYMLHYNFPPFSVGECKKLGLSRREIGHGHLAERSLAAVLPLPEDFPYTIRVVSEIMESNGSSSMASVCGGCLSLMDAGVPIKAPVAGIAMGLISEKGSVKEGGKIKILSDITGTEDHLGDMDFKVTGTAEGITAFQMDIKIRGITPELMREALEQARQGRIHILGKMAELGLPAPRPHVSEKAPTMLKMRIPTTKIRDVIGSGGSVIKGMQAQTGCTINIDDNGNIDIAAPTGKAGEVCRRMIEELTAEPEPGRKYKGKVKTIQPFGAFVEILPGRDGLVHISELADHRVEKVEDVVHVGDEVEVLCLGVDPKGKVKLSMKALLPPKAAPAAEAAPEAPAAEAPTEA, encoded by the coding sequence ATGTCAACAGAAGCTTATCAAGCTAAATACGGCAAGATGCTCGACCCGAAGGAAGTGTCTGTAAACCTTCCGGATGGCCGTGTCATTACGTTTGAAACTGGCCGTATCGCAAAGCAGGCACGTGGTTCTGCTGTCGCCAAGATGGGGGACGCGTTTGTCCTTTCTACCGTTTGCTACGGTGAAGAAAAGGATGGTGACTTCTTCCCTCTGACAGTTGAATACCGCGAAAAGTCTTACGCTGCCGGACGCCTGCCTGGTGGCTATAGCAAGCGCGAACCGGGTCGTCCGAGCGATGAAGAAATTCTTTCTGCTCGTATCATCGACCGTCCGATTCGTCCGATGTTCCCGGAAAACTTCACTCGTGAAGTCCAGGTCATCGTTCAGGTTCTTTCTTCCGACAAGAAGTTCGCTCCGGACGTTCTTGGTGTAAGTGCTGCATCTCTCTCTATCGGTCTTTCAGAACTCCCGTTCGAACAGCAGGTCGCTGCCGTTCGCGTGGCTGTCGTCGATGGCCAGAACATTGTGATGCCGACTTATGACCAGGTTGCCGTGGCCGATCTAGACCTCGTGGTCGCCGGTACGGAAGACTCTGTGTGCATGGTCGAAGGTGGTGCTTACGAAGTGTCCGAAGACACGATGATTGGCGCTATCCTCGCTGGTCACGAAGTCATCAAGCAGATGTGCAAGGCCCAACAGGAACTGGTGGACCGCTGTGCTAAGCCGAAGATGGAACTCAAGCCGAAGTTTGTTGGTGAAGAACACGACAAGCTCGTTGCTACGGTCAAGGAAGTTGTCTGGGACGAACTGAACAAGGACGTCCACTCCAACATGGTGAAGACGGACTTCTATCCGGCTATGGCAGACCTCTGCGCTCGTATGCTCGAAGATCCGCGTATCCTCGCTATCATCGGTGAAGGCGAAGCACAGAATGCTCAGCTCGCTGCTGATGCAAAGGGCATCTTCAGTGACCTCGAACGCACGGCTATGCGCGAAATGATTTTGAACGAAGGCGTTCGTCTTGACGGCCGTACCACGACCGAAGTCCGCCCGATCGAAATCGAAATGGGCGTGCTCCCGCGTGCTCACGGTTCTGCAATCTTCCAGCGTGGCGAAACCCAGGGTCTCGTCATTTGTACGCTTGGAACAAAGGCTGACGAACAACGTTTCGAAAGCTTGCAGGGCGAAGGCGCAAAGAGCTACATGCTCCATTACAACTTCCCGCCGTTCTCCGTCGGTGAATGCAAGAAGCTCGGTCTCTCTCGCCGTGAAATTGGTCACGGTCACTTGGCCGAACGCTCCCTCGCAGCAGTTCTTCCGCTCCCGGAAGACTTCCCGTACACGATCCGCGTGGTTTCCGAAATCATGGAATCCAACGGTTCTTCTTCCATGGCCTCTGTTTGCGGTGGCTGCCTCAGCTTGATGGACGCTGGTGTTCCTATCAAGGCTCCGGTTGCAGGTATCGCCATGGGCCTCATCTCCGAAAAGGGCTCCGTCAAGGAAGGCGGCAAGATCAAGATCTTGTCCGACATTACTGGTACGGAAGACCACCTCGGCGATATGGACTTCAAGGTAACGGGTACTGCTGAAGGTATCACTGCATTCCAGATGGACATCAAGATCCGCGGTATCACCCCGGAACTTATGCGTGAAGCTTTGGAACAGGCTCGTCAGGGCCGTATCCATATTCTCGGCAAGATGGCTGAACTTGGCCTTCCGGCACCGCGTCCGCACGTTTCTGAAAAGGCTCCGACGATGCTCAAGATGCGCATCCCGACCACGAAGATTCGTGACGTTATCGGTTCTGGTGGCTCTGTCATCAAGGGTATGCAGGCTCAGACGGGCTGCACCATCAACATTGACGACAACGGCAATATCGACATCGCCGCCCCGACGGGTAAGGCTGGTGAAGTTTGCCGCCGCATGATCGAAGAACTCACTGCAGAACCGGAACCGGGCCGCAAGTACAAGGGCAAGGTCAAGACGATCCAGCCGTTTGGCGCATTCGTCGAAATTCTCCCGGGTCGCGATGGTCTCGTTCACATCTCCGAACTTGCCGACCACCGTGTCGAAAAGGTCGAAGACGTTGTTCACGTTGGTGACGAAGTCGAAGTGCTCTGCCTCGGTGTTGACCCGAAGGGCAAGGTGAAGCTCTCTATGAAGGCTTTGCTCCCTCCGAAGGCTGCCCCGGCTGCTGAAGCTGCTCCGGAAGCACCTGCTGCCGAAGCTCCGACTGAAGCATAG
- the rpsO gene encoding 30S ribosomal protein S15: MATITKEKAAELTAKFGANEKDTGNVRVQIAILTEKIKNLTEHIKTNKKDFHSLRGLSMMVAKRKNLLKYYGEKDIIAQRALIKDLGLRG, encoded by the coding sequence ATGGCTACTATCACTAAAGAAAAGGCTGCAGAACTCACCGCTAAGTTTGGTGCTAACGAAAAGGACACCGGTAACGTCCGCGTTCAGATCGCTATCCTCACGGAAAAGATCAAGAACCTCACCGAACACATCAAGACCAACAAGAAGGACTTCCACTCTCTCCGCGGTCTGTCCATGATGGTTGCAAAGCGCAAGAACCTTCTCAAGTACTACGGCGAAAAGGACATTATCGCTCAGCGTGCATTGATCAAGGATCTCGGTCTCCGCGGCTAA
- the floA gene encoding flotillin-like protein FloA (flotillin-like protein involved in membrane lipid rafts), whose translation MDTLLTVGIIIAAIVVIIVLAFIGKFFSLWLQALFSKANVSIFQLIGMRLRKVPPQVIVEARILSCKAGLPVDTNLLEAHYLSRGNVLRVIQALIAANKANIKLDFKEAAAIDLAGRNVLEAVQMSVNPKVIETPKVSAVALDGIQLHAITRITVRASIQKLVGGAGEETVVARVGEGIVSSIGSAQSHKEVLENPNMISKKVLASGLDAGTAFEILSIDIADVDVGQNIGAILETDRAEADKKIAQAKAEERRAMAFAAEQEMKAKVMEMKAKLVEAEAQIPMAMATALRDGKLGVMDYYNLKNIEADTQMRKEIGSAPEASK comes from the coding sequence ATGGATACACTTCTTACCGTTGGCATTATCATTGCCGCCATCGTCGTCATCATCGTTCTCGCCTTTATCGGCAAGTTCTTTAGCCTCTGGCTCCAGGCCTTGTTCTCCAAGGCAAACGTGAGCATCTTCCAGCTCATCGGTATGCGCCTCCGTAAAGTGCCGCCGCAGGTCATCGTGGAAGCCCGAATCCTCAGCTGCAAGGCAGGTCTTCCGGTCGATACAAACTTGCTCGAAGCCCACTACCTTTCCCGCGGTAACGTGCTCCGCGTGATCCAGGCACTCATCGCCGCCAACAAGGCAAACATCAAGCTCGACTTCAAGGAAGCAGCCGCAATCGACCTTGCCGGCCGTAACGTGCTCGAAGCCGTGCAGATGTCCGTGAACCCGAAGGTCATTGAAACTCCGAAGGTTTCCGCAGTTGCTCTCGATGGTATCCAGCTCCACGCCATTACCCGTATCACCGTGCGCGCCAGCATCCAGAAGCTCGTCGGTGGTGCCGGCGAAGAAACGGTCGTCGCCCGCGTTGGCGAAGGCATCGTGTCCTCCATCGGTTCTGCACAAAGCCACAAGGAAGTGCTCGAAAACCCAAACATGATTTCCAAGAAGGTGCTCGCCTCCGGCCTTGACGCAGGTACAGCATTCGAAATCCTCTCCATCGACATTGCTGATGTGGACGTGGGCCAGAACATCGGTGCTATCCTTGAAACCGACCGTGCCGAAGCCGACAAGAAGATTGCTCAGGCAAAGGCCGAAGAACGCCGCGCCATGGCATTCGCCGCCGAACAAGAAATGAAGGCAAAGGTGATGGAAATGAAGGCAAAGCTCGTCGAAGCCGAAGCCCAGATCCCGATGGCTATGGCAACCGCCCTCCGCGACGGAAAGCTCGGCGTGATGGACTACTACAACCTCAAGAACATCGAAGCCGACACGCAGATGCGTAAAGAAATCGGTTCTGCACCGGAAGCAAGCAAGTAA
- a CDS encoding deoxyribonuclease IV, with product MHIGCHLSSSGGFLAMGETALSIGADTFQFFTRNPRGGTAKPFDKADAEALNTFMDAHDFAPILAHAPYTLNACAADPSLRQYAQDVMKDDLFRMDHFPRAMYNFHPGSHVKQGVEVGIELIAQHLNCILHKDLKTKVLLETMAGKGSEVGRTFEELRAIIDCVELAEKLGVCLDTCHVFDGGYDIVNHLDDVLEEFDKVIGLKRLCAIHLNDSKNPMGSHKDRHEVIGGGNIGLEALVNVVNHPALKGLPFYLETPNELPGYAAEIALMRSRER from the coding sequence ATGCATATCGGTTGTCATTTGTCCTCTTCGGGTGGCTTCTTGGCGATGGGCGAGACCGCCCTTTCCATTGGTGCTGATACATTCCAGTTCTTTACGCGTAATCCGCGTGGCGGTACCGCAAAGCCTTTTGACAAGGCCGATGCCGAAGCTTTGAATACGTTTATGGATGCGCATGACTTTGCCCCGATTTTGGCTCATGCGCCTTACACGCTCAATGCTTGTGCTGCGGATCCGTCGTTGAGGCAATATGCACAGGACGTGATGAAAGATGACTTGTTCCGCATGGACCATTTTCCTCGTGCGATGTATAACTTTCATCCGGGCAGTCACGTAAAGCAAGGTGTTGAGGTCGGAATTGAACTCATTGCGCAGCATCTGAACTGCATTTTGCATAAGGATCTCAAGACGAAGGTGCTGTTGGAGACGATGGCGGGGAAGGGTAGCGAAGTTGGCCGTACTTTTGAGGAATTGCGTGCGATTATAGACTGCGTAGAACTCGCTGAAAAGCTTGGCGTCTGCTTGGATACATGCCACGTTTTCGATGGCGGTTACGATATCGTGAATCACCTGGATGATGTGCTTGAAGAATTTGACAAGGTGATAGGGCTGAAGCGCTTATGCGCGATTCACTTGAACGACAGCAAGAATCCGATGGGTAGCCATAAGGACCGTCATGAAGTCATTGGTGGCGGAAATATCGGGCTTGAAGCGCTTGTGAATGTCGTGAATCATCCGGCGTTGAAGGGGCTTCCGTTCTATTTGGAGACTCCGAACGAGCTGCCTGGCTATGCCGCAGAAATTGCTTTGATGCGTAGCCGGGAACGCTAA